One window of the Peptacetobacter hiranonis genome contains the following:
- the smc gene encoding chromosome segregation protein SMC: MYLKELELKGFKSFPEKTDIVFKNGITAIVGPNGSGKSNISDAVRWVLGEQSIKSLRGDKLEDVIFAGSDKKKPMNYCEVSLTIDNSDGEIDIEFTELTIKRRAYRNGESQFFLNGKPCRLKDIKELFLDTGIGKDSYSIIEQGKVDEILSNNPGVRRKVFDEACGIAKYRYKKQEAERNLKNTSENLERINDIYIEIEKQINPLKNQKEKAEKFLEISGRLKELEVNSFLREINKIDKEAGEIKLALEESENKINTGEEKSKTLEKEYEDLKLESEVLDEEIEKGNEYISSIKEVIAQKESDINLITEKSNNKKREIDRKKEEIEKLSNLSEKNDEDKKEILQKIEILSSKKEELEAALEKSGAKNKEQKENIDNVEKKIDELKDNRINLLNEKQSISNNVSSLEANRDNMNQRWRTIDESTDENEKNIKNTSKSIEKEKEELGVIDSEFENIGKKIADNTNKIEEVSNKISDLEKNITDNKYKLNEFESKKKIYVEMENQYDGFNRGVKEVLKNKKLRGIDGAVAQVISVSEKYEKAIEASLAAAMQNIITEDEECAKEAIEFLKKTESGRVTFLPLNVVTPNLIDLKDVKSKIEPIGVASELLEFDEKYRNVVEGLLGKTVVIEDIDQAIQFARDTKYKIKIATLDGEILKPGGSITGGSVRNSANLLSRKRIISEYSEKIDELSASIEKEDSELKQLKEDKTKLYAEKDKLVSEKNSIEKNILLKKAEIKKLEEKISEYKTNIDKLEREKESISSNMEYTISKLKAANEKIEEIDKKSEETREEVERLNKVLEESKNIYDKDRKEFEALNIELINLNNDLKSLNSNTSRISMENENTVIRIEGMKKEIEVDLKEVELFGENIKAEELEKSNLQKEHLEANRILEDKKIKRTEFKNNLDEKSKEIKRNEREVLELREEHYKTNSKLERFKSNREGYLNKMFEQYDMTFMQASELRDDELQISKKEIDSLKREKRAIGSVNLDSIEEYKETKERYDLYSSQKADLEESIAGITKLIKELEHNMKIEFVEKFEEISNNFKNVYKKLFGGGTGELTIADKENILESDIIITAQPPGKKMKNINLLSGGEKALTAICILFAIIISRPTPFCILDEIEAPLDDINVYRFGEFLKELSQDTQFIAVTHRRGTMEAAEYIYGVTMQERAISKIISLKLQEAEKFAGII; encoded by the coding sequence ATGTATTTAAAAGAGCTCGAGTTAAAAGGGTTCAAATCATTTCCAGAAAAGACAGATATAGTATTTAAAAATGGAATAACAGCTATAGTTGGACCAAATGGTAGTGGAAAAAGTAATATATCTGATGCTGTGAGATGGGTTTTAGGAGAGCAGAGTATAAAGAGTCTTAGAGGGGATAAATTAGAAGACGTTATATTTGCTGGATCAGACAAGAAAAAACCGATGAACTACTGTGAGGTATCTCTTACAATTGATAACTCAGATGGAGAAATAGATATAGAGTTTACTGAACTTACGATAAAAAGAAGAGCGTATAGAAACGGTGAAAGTCAGTTCTTCTTAAACGGGAAGCCATGTAGATTAAAAGATATAAAAGAATTATTCTTAGATACAGGTATAGGAAAAGACAGTTACTCAATTATAGAGCAGGGTAAAGTAGACGAAATACTGAGCAATAATCCTGGTGTTAGAAGAAAAGTATTTGATGAAGCCTGTGGAATAGCTAAATACAGATATAAAAAACAAGAGGCCGAAAGAAATCTTAAAAATACATCTGAAAATCTAGAGAGAATAAATGATATTTATATAGAAATAGAAAAACAGATTAATCCATTGAAAAATCAAAAGGAAAAGGCTGAGAAATTCTTGGAAATATCTGGAAGACTTAAAGAGCTAGAGGTAAATAGCTTTTTAAGGGAAATAAACAAGATAGACAAAGAAGCTGGGGAAATAAAACTTGCTTTAGAAGAAAGCGAAAATAAGATAAATACTGGCGAAGAAAAAAGTAAAACTTTAGAAAAGGAATATGAAGATTTAAAACTAGAGTCTGAAGTTTTAGATGAAGAAATTGAAAAGGGAAATGAGTACATATCTTCAATAAAAGAGGTAATTGCACAGAAAGAGTCAGATATAAATCTTATAACAGAAAAGAGCAATAACAAGAAAAGAGAAATAGATAGAAAAAAAGAAGAAATAGAAAAACTTAGCAATCTATCTGAAAAGAACGACGAAGATAAAAAAGAAATTCTTCAGAAGATAGAAATTTTAAGTTCTAAAAAAGAAGAACTTGAAGCCGCTTTAGAGAAAAGTGGAGCTAAAAACAAAGAACAAAAGGAAAATATAGATAATGTCGAGAAAAAAATAGATGAATTAAAAGATAATAGAATTAATCTATTAAATGAAAAACAGTCTATATCGAACAACGTATCTTCTCTTGAGGCCAATCGAGATAATATGAATCAAAGATGGCGGACAATAGATGAATCTACAGATGAAAATGAGAAAAATATAAAAAATACTTCTAAGTCAATTGAAAAGGAAAAAGAAGAACTTGGGGTTATAGATTCTGAATTTGAAAATATAGGTAAAAAAATAGCTGATAATACTAATAAGATAGAAGAAGTATCTAATAAAATATCGGATTTAGAAAAAAATATAACTGATAACAAGTACAAATTAAATGAATTTGAATCTAAGAAAAAAATCTACGTAGAGATGGAAAATCAGTACGATGGTTTCAATCGTGGAGTAAAAGAAGTATTAAAAAATAAAAAACTTAGAGGGATAGATGGGGCTGTGGCTCAAGTTATTTCTGTTTCTGAGAAATACGAAAAGGCAATAGAGGCATCACTTGCAGCTGCTATGCAGAATATAATAACAGAAGATGAAGAATGTGCTAAAGAAGCGATAGAATTCTTAAAGAAAACAGAGAGCGGTAGAGTTACATTCCTTCCATTAAATGTAGTTACTCCTAATTTGATAGATTTAAAAGATGTAAAATCTAAAATCGAGCCTATAGGAGTAGCATCAGAACTATTAGAATTTGATGAAAAATACAGAAATGTAGTAGAAGGTTTACTTGGTAAAACTGTTGTAATAGAGGATATAGACCAGGCTATACAGTTCGCAAGAGATACTAAATATAAGATAAAAATTGCTACTCTCGATGGAGAAATATTAAAACCTGGTGGATCTATAACAGGTGGTAGTGTAAGAAATAGTGCAAATCTACTATCAAGAAAGAGAATTATAAGCGAGTATTCAGAAAAAATAGATGAGCTTTCTGCAAGTATAGAAAAAGAAGACTCAGAACTTAAACAGTTAAAAGAAGATAAAACTAAGCTATATGCAGAAAAGGATAAGCTTGTTTCAGAAAAGAACTCAATAGAAAAAAATATACTTCTTAAAAAAGCAGAAATTAAAAAATTAGAGGAAAAAATTTCAGAGTATAAAACTAATATCGATAAATTAGAAAGAGAAAAAGAAAGTATTAGTTCTAATATGGAATACACTATATCTAAGTTAAAAGCTGCAAATGAAAAAATAGAAGAAATAGATAAAAAATCAGAAGAAACTAGAGAAGAAGTTGAGAGGTTAAATAAAGTTCTTGAAGAAAGTAAAAATATTTACGATAAAGATAGAAAAGAATTTGAGGCCTTAAATATAGAGTTAATAAATCTAAATAATGATTTAAAATCTCTGAATTCAAATACAAGTAGAATTTCTATGGAAAATGAAAATACTGTTATAAGAATTGAAGGTATGAAAAAGGAAATAGAAGTCGACTTAAAAGAAGTTGAACTATTTGGAGAAAATATAAAGGCTGAAGAATTAGAAAAATCTAATTTACAAAAGGAACATTTAGAAGCCAATAGAATACTAGAAGATAAGAAAATTAAAAGAACAGAGTTTAAAAATAACTTAGACGAAAAATCAAAAGAAATTAAAAGAAATGAAAGAGAAGTGTTAGAGCTTAGAGAAGAACATTATAAGACTAATTCTAAGTTAGAGAGATTTAAGTCTAATAGAGAAGGCTATTTAAATAAGATGTTTGAGCAGTACGATATGACATTCATGCAGGCATCAGAGCTTAGAGATGATGAGCTTCAAATAAGTAAAAAAGAAATAGATTCTTTAAAAAGAGAAAAGAGAGCTATAGGAAGCGTTAATTTGGATTCAATAGAAGAATATAAAGAAACTAAGGAAAGATACGACCTTTACAGTAGTCAAAAGGCTGATTTAGAGGAGTCTATAGCAGGTATAACTAAGCTTATAAAAGAGCTAGAGCATAATATGAAGATAGAATTTGTTGAAAAATTTGAAGAGATTTCAAATAATTTCAAGAATGTCTACAAGAAATTATTTGGAGGAGGAACTGGAGAGTTAACTATAGCTGACAAGGAAAATATACTTGAAAGCGATATAATTATAACAGCTCAGCCACCAGGTAAAAAAATGAAGAATATAAATCTTTTATCAGGTGGAGAAAAGGCGCTTACAGCAATTTGTATACTGTTTGCGATAATTATCTCTAGACCTACACCATTCTGTATACTAGACGAAATTGAAGCACCACTTGATGATATAAATGTATATAGATTTGGTGAATTTTTAAAAGAACTTTCACAGGATACTCAGTTCATAGCCGTTACACATAGAAGAGGTACTATGGAGGCAGCGGAATATATTTACGGAGTTACTATGCAAGAAAGAGCAATATCAAAAATAATAAGTCTAAAGCTTCAGGAAGCTGAAAAATTTGCTGGAATTATATAA
- a CDS encoding elongator complex protein 3: protein MKKRIIPIFVPHQGCPNDCIFCNQKKITGVCTTVTPEIVRDIIEECLPTIDKDAEVEIAFFGGSFTAIDMDIQRSLLAVAKEYKDRGIVKDIRMSTRPDCITDEILEMVKSYGTTIIELGVQSLDERVLLDSIRGHNSNVVYKSAEMIKKHGINLGLQMMVGLPSDSEEKCLFTAREFIKMDPFCVRIYPTLVIKETGLERRLESGAYKPFTLEESIGIVKKLLVLYYVNNINVIRVGLQATDDIQLGKDVIDGPYHPAFRELVESEIIRDYIIHIAEENDEKNISLVVNKKNISKAIGNKKSNVKYLKENKNMNLKVKEEDIDKDTFRLYGEKGLLVEASVDEINKKLLEIYGL from the coding sequence ATGAAAAAAAGAATAATACCTATTTTTGTACCACATCAGGGGTGTCCAAACGACTGCATATTTTGCAATCAGAAAAAGATAACAGGAGTATGTACTACAGTCACTCCAGAAATAGTTAGAGATATAATAGAAGAATGTCTTCCTACAATAGATAAGGATGCTGAAGTCGAAATAGCATTCTTTGGAGGAAGTTTTACCGCAATAGATATGGATATACAGAGAAGTCTTTTAGCAGTTGCTAAAGAATATAAGGATAGAGGAATAGTTAAGGATATAAGAATGTCTACTAGACCAGACTGTATAACAGATGAAATATTAGAAATGGTAAAATCATACGGAACTACAATAATAGAGCTTGGAGTTCAGTCATTAGATGAGAGAGTTCTTTTAGATAGTATAAGAGGTCATAACTCAAATGTAGTTTATAAAAGTGCTGAAATGATAAAAAAACATGGAATAAATCTAGGACTTCAGATGATGGTAGGTCTTCCTAGCGATTCAGAAGAAAAATGTTTATTTACAGCTAGAGAATTTATAAAAATGGATCCATTCTGCGTAAGAATTTATCCTACTTTAGTAATAAAAGAAACAGGTCTTGAAAGACGGCTTGAATCAGGGGCATATAAACCATTTACATTAGAGGAAAGTATAGGAATTGTAAAGAAACTGCTTGTTTTATACTATGTAAACAATATAAATGTAATAAGAGTTGGGCTTCAGGCAACTGATGACATACAGCTTGGAAAGGATGTTATAGACGGACCATATCATCCAGCATTTAGAGAACTAGTAGAGTCTGAAATTATAAGAGATTACATTATACATATAGCGGAAGAGAACGACGAAAAAAATATATCTTTAGTTGTTAACAAGAAAAACATATCAAAAGCTATAGGAAATAAAAAATCAAACGTAAAATATCTAAAAGAGAATAAAAATATGAATCTAAAAGTAAAAGAAGAAGATATAGATAAAGATACATTTAGATTATACGGAGAAAAAGGATTATTAGTTGAAGCATCTGTAGATGAAATAAATAAAAAATTACTAGAAATTTATGGATTATAG
- the rnc gene encoding ribonuclease III: protein MKHLFTSVHSIGSILHSSYSNENKKFKYNERMEFLGDSVLGLVISDHIFKKETGVPEGELTKLRANIVCEGSLSEAAKNIRLGDYILLGRGEEATGGRERKSILADAFEAVIAAIYLDGGIESASKFILSNLSDIIKDSIDGKIFRDYKTQLQEEIQKNGSSNIWYKLLDEDGPDHNKTFIMMVGVEDRELGVGKGKSKKEAEQAAAKAAISNLIDSER, encoded by the coding sequence ATGAAACACCTTTTTACAAGTGTCCATTCTATAGGTTCCATTTTACATAGCTCTTACTCAAACGAAAATAAAAAATTTAAATACAATGAAAGAATGGAATTTTTAGGAGATTCAGTTCTTGGATTAGTTATAAGTGATCATATATTTAAAAAAGAAACAGGAGTTCCAGAAGGGGAACTTACAAAATTAAGAGCAAATATAGTTTGTGAAGGATCACTTAGTGAAGCAGCTAAAAATATAAGACTAGGGGATTATATCCTTTTAGGTAGAGGTGAAGAGGCTACTGGTGGTAGAGAGAGAAAATCTATACTTGCAGATGCTTTTGAAGCGGTTATAGCAGCTATATACTTAGATGGAGGAATAGAAAGTGCATCTAAGTTTATACTATCTAATTTATCAGATATAATAAAAGACTCAATAGACGGAAAAATATTTAGAGATTATAAAACTCAGCTTCAGGAAGAAATACAGAAAAATGGCTCTAGCAATATATGGTATAAATTACTAGATGAAGATGGTCCAGACCACAATAAGACATTTATAATGATGGTTGGTGTGGAAGACAGAGAGCTAGGTGTAGGAAAGGGCAAGAGCAAAAAAGAAGCTGAACAGGCTGCAGCAAAGGCGGCAATATCAAATTTAATAGATAGTGAAAGATAG
- a CDS encoding IS3 family transposase, which translates to MSKKQFSKEETLELSKNPFVKNVSCKSITYTNEFKIHFITEYNKGKNPTQIFKEAGFDTNIIGAKRIKCASERWRKSYKENGILGLDDSRVNNSGRPRKRKLTDKEIIDKKDAEIAYLKAELELVKKLDFEERQVMNNKLPSVKIFKLINDVINKYCLKKMIKHLCIVAGVSRSGFYNYLKNKNVISKQEEKDLEAKEIILKAYKFRGYKKGSRSIKMILKSKFNIIFNRKKIQRIMKKYGIKCPIRESNPAKRMGKARKEHHTVPNKLNREFKQGIPGKVLLTDITYMPYGNGKTAYLSTVKDSSTNEILSYHLSKNLKMDIVISTINNLMLSNSDKLHKDAFIHSDQGVHYTSTIFQNLLKKYNLGQSMSRKGNCWDNAPQESFFGHMKDEIDYKSCNTFEELKSLIDDYMDYYNNDRCQWNLKQLTPIQYRSQLLAA; encoded by the coding sequence ATGAGTAAAAAACAATTTAGTAAAGAAGAAACATTAGAGCTATCAAAAAATCCATTTGTAAAGAATGTAAGCTGTAAATCAATAACATATACAAATGAATTTAAAATACATTTCATAACAGAATACAATAAGGGAAAAAATCCAACACAGATATTTAAAGAAGCAGGTTTTGACACTAACATCATAGGTGCAAAACGTATTAAATGCGCTAGCGAGCGATGGAGAAAGTCATATAAAGAAAATGGTATTTTGGGACTAGATGATTCTAGAGTTAATAATTCTGGAAGACCAAGAAAAAGAAAATTAACAGATAAAGAGATAATAGATAAGAAGGATGCTGAAATAGCATATCTTAAAGCAGAGCTAGAACTAGTAAAAAAGCTAGACTTCGAAGAAAGGCAGGTGATGAATAATAAGCTACCTTCGGTGAAAATATTCAAATTAATTAATGATGTAATAAATAAATATTGTTTAAAAAAAATGATAAAACATCTATGTATTGTTGCAGGAGTATCTAGATCTGGATTTTATAACTATTTAAAAAACAAGAATGTAATAAGCAAACAAGAAGAAAAGGATTTAGAAGCAAAAGAAATAATTCTTAAAGCATATAAGTTCAGAGGATACAAAAAAGGTTCTCGTTCAATAAAAATGATTTTAAAAAGTAAATTTAATATAATATTTAACAGAAAAAAAATTCAAAGAATAATGAAAAAATATGGAATTAAATGTCCTATTCGCGAGTCAAATCCAGCTAAACGTATGGGAAAAGCAAGAAAAGAACATCACACAGTTCCTAATAAATTGAATAGAGAATTTAAACAAGGTATACCAGGAAAAGTACTTTTAACTGATATTACGTATATGCCGTACGGCAATGGGAAAACAGCATATTTATCAACTGTAAAAGATTCTTCTACGAATGAAATTTTATCGTATCATTTATCGAAGAATTTAAAAATGGATATTGTTATTTCAACTATTAACAATCTCATGTTATCAAATTCAGACAAATTACATAAAGATGCATTTATTCATTCTGATCAAGGAGTTCATTATACAAGTACTATTTTTCAGAACTTGTTAAAAAAATATAATTTAGGTCAATCTATGTCTAGAAAAGGTAATTGTTGGGACAATGCTCCGCAGGAGTCATTCTTTGGTCATATGAAAGATGAAATAGATTATAAAAGTTGCAATACATTTGAAGAGTTAAAAAGTTTAATAGATGATTATATGGATTATTATAATAATGATCGTTGTCAGTGGAATTTAAAACAGCTGACTCCTATTCAATATAGAAGTCAGCTGCTTGCTGCTTAA